In Kangiella koreensis DSM 16069, the DNA window GTCGTGGTGGCAAGCATGCAACTTCGGACTGGATGGAGCTTGAAAAACAGCGTGGCATTTCGGTGACCACTTCAGTGATGCAGTTTCCTTATGGCGGTCGTACGGTAAATTTATTGGATACCCCAGGTCACGAAGATTTCTCTGAGGATACTTATCGTACATTGACCGCGGTGGACTCTGCGTTGATGGTTATTGACGCCGCAAAAGGTGTAGAAGCGAGAACCATTAAGTTAATGGAAGTGTGTCGTTTGCGTGATACGCCGATTATCACTTTTATGAATAAGATGGATCGCGATATTCGAGAGCCTATTGAATTGCTGGATGAAGTAGAGGATGTCTTAAAAATTAATTGTTCGCCAGTCACTTGGCCGATTGGTATGGGTAAGCAATTCAAGGGTGTTTACCATATCCTGGAAGATAAAACCTATCTCTATCAGTCTGGACTCGGTCATAAAATTCAGGATGTGCGTATTATCGAAGGATTGGATAACCCAGCGCTTGATGAAGCAGTGGGCTATCTGGCAAAGGATTTGCGCGAAGAGTTGGAGCTGGTGCAGGGCGCTAGTCATGAGTTCGATTTGCAGGAGTTTTTAGACGGTAAACTGACCCCAGTATTCTTTGGTACCGCATTGGGTAATTTCGGTGTGAATCATATGCTGGACGGCCTCGTGAAATGGGCGCCATCACCTTTGGCGCGTGAATCCGATGAGCGTCAGGTTGAAGCGACCGAACCCACATTTACTGCCTTCGTATTTAAAATCCAGGCGAATATGGATCCGCAACATCGTGACCGTATCGCTTTTGCTCGAATCTGTAGTGGTAAATACACCAAAGGCATGAAAATGCGTCATGTTCGTCTTAATCGTGATATGACCATCAGCAATGCGCTGACGTTTCTAGCGGGCGACCGTGAGCATCTTGAAGAAGCCTATGCAGGAGACATCATTGGTTTGCATAATCATGGCACTATCCAGATTGGTGATACTTTCACAGAAGGCGAAGCGATCAAATTTAAAGGTATTCCAAATTTCGCACCTGAGCTATTCCGTCGCGTACGTTTACGTGATCCATTGAAGAATAAGGCTCTATTGAAAGGGTTGGTACAGTTATCAGAAGAAGGTGCCACTCAGGTGTTCCGCCCACAAACTTCTAATGATTTAGTGCTTGGCGCAGTGGGTGTGTTACAGTTTGACGTGGTTGCACATCGCCTGAAAAACGAATATAAAGTGGAATGTATCTATGATCAGGTTAATGTTGCGACTGCCCGCTGGGTTGAGTGTGACGACGAAAAGAAGTTTGAAGAATTTAAACGTAAGAATGCTGATAACCTGGCATTAGATGGAGGGGACAACTGGACTTATTTAGCACCAACCATGGTTAATTTGAATTTAGCCATTGAGCGTTGGCCAGATGTTCGATTCTTTGAAACGCGCGAGCACTAAATCAGACACGCTCTAAATCAGTTGCTCCAACGGAAAGGGTAGAGAATATAGGATGTTCAAACCAAAGCACAAAGAACCGGAAATTAAACTTTTCGATAGTCATTGCCATCTCGACTTCCCGGTTTTTGATAAAGATCGGGAAGTCATTCTCAGTAATTTGCATAAAGTTGGAATTGAAGGTGTTTTGATTCCAGGTGTTACTCAAGATAAATGGCGGAACTTGCGTCAGCTTGCGGCATTGAGGCCAGACGTTCATGTGGCTCTAGGCTTGCATCCGATGTTTCTCAAAGAACACAAGAAACAGCATCTTCATGATCTTGAGTTAGCGGTTACTGTCAATAACCTTTCTGCCATTGGTGAGATTGGTCTTGATTATTATGAGAAAGAGGTGGATCGTAAAAACCAGATAGCGTTGTTCAAAGCGCAAGTTGAAATTGCTAAGTCTGCCAAATTACCTGTTATCCTCCACGTAAGGAAATCCCACGAAGATATTTTGCTATATCTCAAAACATTACACTTTGAGCATGGTGGGATTGTGCATGCGTTTAATGGCAGTTTGGAGCAGGCCAAGCGCTATCGAGACTTTGGCTTTAAGTTGGGGTTTGGCGGTGCTGTCACCTACCCGAGAGCGGTTAAATTACGGTCTCTAGCTGCAGAACTACCTTTATCTGATATAGTTCTGGAAACCGATGCGCCGGATATGAAGCCTTATAATTATAATAAAGATCATAATACACCTCTCAATATATTCCATAATTTCAATAGCTTAGTTGAATTAAGGGATGAGTCCGCCCATGAGATTGCTGAGACCACAACTCGCAATAGTAAGCAAGTACTGAGTATAAAGTAGTTAATATCTCATTATTTCACATTTATCTAAAGACCCTGTTGTTATTGGTTAAGTTTTAAGCTATAACAATTCGCGGTTTGGCTTCTAGAAGGCTAAACCGTCCTATAGCTGAGTTATAAATAAACAT includes these proteins:
- a CDS encoding TatD family hydrolase — translated: MFKPKHKEPEIKLFDSHCHLDFPVFDKDREVILSNLHKVGIEGVLIPGVTQDKWRNLRQLAALRPDVHVALGLHPMFLKEHKKQHLHDLELAVTVNNLSAIGEIGLDYYEKEVDRKNQIALFKAQVEIAKSAKLPVILHVRKSHEDILLYLKTLHFEHGGIVHAFNGSLEQAKRYRDFGFKLGFGGAVTYPRAVKLRSLAAELPLSDIVLETDAPDMKPYNYNKDHNTPLNIFHNFNSLVELRDESAHEIAETTTRNSKQVLSIK
- the prfC gene encoding peptide chain release factor 3, with translation MVSQIENRRTFAIISHPDAGKTTITEKVLLFGNQIQEAGVVKGRGGKHATSDWMELEKQRGISVTTSVMQFPYGGRTVNLLDTPGHEDFSEDTYRTLTAVDSALMVIDAAKGVEARTIKLMEVCRLRDTPIITFMNKMDRDIREPIELLDEVEDVLKINCSPVTWPIGMGKQFKGVYHILEDKTYLYQSGLGHKIQDVRIIEGLDNPALDEAVGYLAKDLREELELVQGASHEFDLQEFLDGKLTPVFFGTALGNFGVNHMLDGLVKWAPSPLARESDERQVEATEPTFTAFVFKIQANMDPQHRDRIAFARICSGKYTKGMKMRHVRLNRDMTISNALTFLAGDREHLEEAYAGDIIGLHNHGTIQIGDTFTEGEAIKFKGIPNFAPELFRRVRLRDPLKNKALLKGLVQLSEEGATQVFRPQTSNDLVLGAVGVLQFDVVAHRLKNEYKVECIYDQVNVATARWVECDDEKKFEEFKRKNADNLALDGGDNWTYLAPTMVNLNLAIERWPDVRFFETREH